In Silene latifolia isolate original U9 population chromosome 3, ASM4854445v1, whole genome shotgun sequence, a single window of DNA contains:
- the LOC141649944 gene encoding disease resistance protein RGA2-like has product MAGIMIALSVSDSLFTALNSPLLKEAFLSIAYGNRLKKLKGTVTTVKSVLLDAANKDELSEIDRDYIDKLKEAIYDADDLFDELVTRAERKKLFDDVNIFEKVRRSLPSLKKSLKVTKLRSRLNDIADDHAKFGLSIDTQPHRRVRNETFSNVYKPHVVGRNDDTNKVIGMLLDSGICAYLLAIVGIGGVGKTTLVKRVFNDKRITDKFPIRLWVCVSDQDGAVLDVKQILLNILESLKCKFDANSSVEALQREYQRNLQGKTFLLVLDDIWSEKMLELHNLKELLLIDGSVSRIVATTRSKETARIIGNGTYELKGLSDEHSWDLFQMKAFGDGNKPPEFVEIGKKIVKKSSNVPLSIMVIGTLLYGQPIDKWQTFETSGFNRFSKGLDEIMSILKISYDNLDPSLKSCFAYCAIFPKDYVISKETIINLWEAQGYIVPFEEGQSIENAGEEHFSVLLQRCFFEEVEKDEFGDVVLFKIHDLMHDLAQRISGKEICVINSSMPNLEYCVRHLSIVGSINSSIPNMAYSLCDQSHLIADMTSLSILTHSRLIINTSSNEIDLDIKNKIRSYLMLSTKWHVRLGDGHSTFEMPKNWGCLRALALQTTNVRMPEAIGKLLHLRYLNLSHSKITKLPDSIVKLHNLQTLNINYCVFLEEWPNEFGKLVNLTHLYRDFCSKLRCMPVGMSKLSRMRKLTEFVVADESAGGMQQVGQLKDLKALAMNLKGRISIHFEENFKISGAYDWDGSCLEDAKYLNELTLRFYFTSSLIPTLQDKEKGEMEEAVMEKLKPHPNLRKFILSNYAGEKITRWRRAQDNWATFLPNLVYIMLTHCCRLKELPMFSKLRHLKSLSLIELRNLEYVEEAGTSSSDSRSLDTTFFPSLESLTIHELRNLKRWWKSGDCDETHCQPAFPNLSQLTIRYCPRLILFPPCLSLQKLILTDNNEVLRITTADGVHTSS; this is encoded by the coding sequence ATGGCAGGTATCATGATAGCACTCAGTGTTTCCGATTCACTCTTCACGGCACTCAACAGCCCACTCCTCAAGGAAGCCTTCTTGAGTATTGCCTATGGCAATAGATTAAAAAAACTCAAGGGAACTGTTACAACTGTCAAAAGCGTGCTTCTTGACGCAGCCAACAAAGATGAGCTCTCCGAAATTGATCGTGATTATATAGACAAACTCAAGGAAGCTATATACGATGCTGATGATTTGTTTGACGAGTTAGTCACTCGGGCTGAGCGTAAGAAGCTCTTCGACGATGTTAACATCTTTGAAAAGGTACGTCGGTCACTTCCTTCTTTAAAAAAGTCTCTAAAAGTTACGAAATTAAGATCAAGGTTGAACGATATAGCTGATGATCATGCTAAATTTGGGCTTAGTATCGACACCCAACCTCATAGAAGGGTAAGGAATGAAACCTTCTCTAATGTATACAAACCTCATGTTGTTGGGAGAAATGACGACACTAACAAAGTTATAGGCATGTTGCTAGATTCAGGCATATGTGCTTACTTACTTGCTATAGTAGGAATTGGGGGTGTGGGCAAAACCACCCTTGTGAAACGTGTCTTCAATGATAAGAGGATCACAGACAAATTTCCCATTAGATTATGGGTTTGTGTGTCTGATCAGGATGGAGCAGTCCTTGATGTAAAACAAATTCTCTTAAACATACTAGAATCGCTTAAATGTAAGTTTGATGCTAATTCATCTGTTGAGGCTCTACAACGTGAATATCAACGTAATCTACAAGGGAAAACGTTCTTACTTGTTTTAGATGATATATGGAGCGAGAAAATGTTAGAATTGCATAACTTGAAAGAGCTCTTGTTAATAGATGGAAGTGTAAGTAGGATTGTAGCAACTACACGATCCAAGGAGACGGCCAGAATCATAGGAAATGGTACTTATGAGTTGAAGGGCCTTTCTGACGAGCATTCATGGGATTTGTTTCAGATGAAAGCATTTGGAGATGGAAATAAACCACCTGAATTTGTTGAGATTGGAAAGAAGATAGTTAAGAAATCGTCTAATGTTCCACTGTCTATAATGGTGATAGGTACCCTGTTATATGGTCAACCCATCGATAAATGGCAAACATTTGAAACGAGTGGGTTCAATAGATTCTCTAAGGGCCTGGACGAAATAATGTCTATATTGAAGATTAGTTATGATAATCTTGACCCCTCTTTGAAAAGTTGCTTTGCTTATTGTGCAATATTTCCTAAGGATTATGTTATAAGCAAGGAGACGATAATTAACCTTTGGGAGGCACAAGGATACATTGTACCATTTGAAGAAGGTCAAAGTATTGAAAATGCCGGGGAAGAACACTTTTCAGTATTACTGCAAAGGTGTTTTTTCGAAGAAGTCGAGAAGGATGAGTTTGGTGATGTGGTGTTATTTAAAATACACGACCTTATGCATGATCTTGCTCAAAGAATATCAGGAAAGGAGATTTGTGTGATAAATTCTAGTATGCCTAATTTGGAATATTGTGTTCGCCATCTATCTATCGTTGGATCGATAAATTCTAGCATACCCAATATGGCATATAGTCTTTGTGATCAAAGTCATCTTATAGCTGATATGACAAGTCTTAGCATTCTAACACATAGTCGGTTAATAATAAATACTAGTAGTAACGAAATTGACCTCGATATTAAGAATAAGATCCGTTCATATCTAATGTTAAGTACTAAGTGGCATGTTAGACTTGGAGATGGACATTCTACTTTCGAAATGCCCAAGAATTGGGGTTGCTTAAGGGCATTGGCGTTGCAAACCACAAATGTTAGAATGCCTGAGGCAATTGGTAAATTGCTACATTTGAGATATCTTAATCTTTCTCACAGTAAAATTACAAAACTTCCAGATTCCATTGTAAAGTTGCATAATTTGCAGACACTGAATATAAATTATTGCGTATTCTTGGAGGAATGGCCAAATGAATTTGGCAAATTGGTGAATCTCACACATTTGTACAGGGATTTTTGCTCAAAGTTGCGTTGCATGCCAGTTGGTATGAGTAAGCTAAGTCGGATGCGTAAGCTGACTGAGTTTGTGGTTGCGGATGAGAGTGCAGGCGGGATGCAACAGGTTGGGCAACTAAAAGATCTGAAAGCCCTTGCAATGAACCTTAAGGGTCGCATATCCATCCATTTCGAAGAAAATTTTAAGATTTCAGGAGCATACGACTGGGATGGGAGTTGTTTGGAGGACGCAAAATATCTCAATGAACTGACACTTAGATTTTATTTTACTTCTTCTTTAATACCAACACTACAGGATAAGGAGAAAGGAGAAATGGAGGAAGCTGTGATGGAAAAACTGAAGCCGCACCCCAATCTTAGGAAGTTTATTTTGAGTAACTATGCCGGTGAGAAAATAACAAGATGGAGAAGAGCACAAGATAATTGGGCCACCTTTCTCCCTAATCTTGTGTACATCATGCTCACACATTGCTGTCGACTGAAAGAACTACCAATGTTCAGTAAACTGAGGCATCTAAAATCTCTTTCTCTAATTGAGTTGAGGAATTTGGAGTACGTGGAAGAAGCAGGGACAAGTAGTAGTGATTCTCGATCATTGGACACTACATTCTTCCCCTCCCTTGAATCTCTCACGATTCATGAACTTAGAAATTTGAAAAGATGGTGGAAATCAGGTGACTGTGACGAGACCCATTGCCAACCTGCATTTCCTAACCTTTCTCAATTAACCATCAGGTACTGCCCTCGGTTAATATTATTTCCACCCTGTCTAAGCCTACAGAAACTAATATTGACAGATAACAATGAAGTACTGAGGATAACAACAGCGGATGGAGTGCATACATCATCTTAG
- the LOC141646451 gene encoding auxin-binding protein ABP20-like: protein MILPILIAFSLLITSSYANTIEFDYCVADPTLPHGPTGYSCKDPTKATADDFAYLGLRTPGNTSSMFKSGVSLAFVAQFPGLNGLGISMVRADMAVGGAVPLHTHRVAELLVVIEGTIIAGFIDTNNTAFYKTLEKGDLFVIPPTLEHFQVNVGKVPAAVYASFGSANPGVQAVSNALFQTDLPTEIVQKITLLDRAQIKKLKMMFGGTN, encoded by the coding sequence ATGATTCTACCCATTTTAATCGCTTTTTCTCTGTTGATCACATCCTCGTATGCAAACACGATAGAATTCGACTATTGTGTCGCGGACCCAACCCTTCCGCATGGACCGACAGGCTACTCATGCAAGGACCCAACGAAGGCCACAGCTGATGACTTCGCCTACTTGGGTCTTCGCACACCTGGCAACACGTCCAGTATGTTCAAATCCGGAGTATCTCTAGCTTTTGTAGCCCAATTCCCGGGCTTAAACGGGTTGGGCATATCCATGGTCCGAGCAGACATGGCAGTAGGAGGAGCGGTTCCCCTGCACACACACCGTGTTGCTGAGCTCCTTGTAGTGATCGAGGGTACTATCATTGCTGGATTTATTGATACGAATAACACGGCTTTCTATAAGACCCTCGAGAAGGGTGACTTGTTTGTTATTCCACCAACACTCGAGCATTTTCAAGTTAATGTTGGGAAAGTCCCTGCTGCTGTATATGCTAGTTTTGGTAGCGCAAATCCTGGTGTTCAGGCTGTTTCTAATGCTCTTTTCCAAACAGACTTGCCTACTGAAATCGTTCAGAAAATTACTTTGTTGGATCGTGCGCAAATAAAGAAGCTTAAAATGATGTTCGGTGGCACTAATTAA